One Proteinivorax tanatarense DNA segment encodes these proteins:
- a CDS encoding PfkB family carbohydrate kinase, producing MPRLTAREEEILKILHNEPMISQEELANRLELTRSAAAVHISNLIKKGFILGRGYVFNQQKKVVVIGGANYDIKGIVVSDKVEMLTSNVGKIVTSVGGVGRNIAENLARLNVPTSLLSAVGRDKHGRAIIEYSKEAGVDMSQILQTGKHNSGTYMAFLNDKNDLQVGLADMNIIDVIDTQYIESNLSLLKNAGIIVCDTNLRKDTIEYIAHQANELNCTLVVEPVSVEKARKVKDILSYIDIITPNKEELEEICQMQLNSFEDYKRAGDMLLSQGVRIVLLKLGEKGLFLYSDDSAEMIPSMADEIVDVTGGGDSLVGGFLAAYYKGIPLQQCAKIASICAALTLQCKDTVSPKLSWEKLKKELKEDLTK from the coding sequence ATGCCAAGGCTAACAGCTAGAGAAGAGGAAATTCTTAAAATCTTACATAACGAACCAATGATTAGTCAGGAAGAACTAGCTAACCGATTAGAGTTAACAAGATCAGCAGCTGCAGTTCATATTTCCAATTTAATTAAAAAGGGGTTTATTTTAGGGCGTGGCTATGTATTTAACCAGCAAAAAAAAGTAGTAGTAATTGGTGGGGCGAACTATGATATAAAAGGTATTGTGGTATCAGATAAAGTTGAAATGCTTACGTCAAACGTGGGCAAAATAGTTACTTCAGTTGGTGGAGTGGGTAGAAATATAGCAGAAAACTTAGCAAGATTGAATGTACCCACAAGCTTACTTTCAGCGGTAGGTAGAGACAAGCATGGTAGGGCTATTATAGAATACAGTAAAGAAGCTGGAGTTGATATGTCACAAATATTACAGACCGGCAAGCATAATTCAGGGACATATATGGCGTTTTTAAATGATAAAAATGATCTACAAGTAGGGTTAGCGGATATGAATATCATTGATGTTATAGACACTCAATATATTGAGTCAAACCTATCACTTCTTAAAAATGCTGGCATAATAGTATGTGACACAAATTTAAGAAAGGATACAATTGAGTATATAGCACATCAGGCAAATGAGCTTAACTGTACTTTGGTAGTTGAGCCTGTCTCTGTAGAAAAAGCTAGAAAAGTTAAAGATATTTTAAGCTACATAGATATAATTACTCCTAATAAAGAAGAGTTAGAAGAAATATGTCAGATGCAATTAAACAGTTTTGAAGATTATAAACGTGCTGGAGATATGCTTTTGAGTCAGGGTGTGAGAATTGTGCTGTTAAAGTTAGGAGAGAAAGGCCTATTTTTATATAGCGATGATTCTGCAGAAATGATTCCATCAATGGCTGATGAGATAGTTGACGTAACTGGAGGAGGAGATAGTTTAGTAGGTGGATTTTTGGCGGCTTATTATAAAGGCATCCCTTTACAGCAGTGTGCAAAAATTGCTTCCATTTGCGCTGCTTTAACATTGCAATGCAAAGATACAGTATCACCAAAATTAAGTTGGGAAAAACTAAAAAAAGAACTCAAGGAGGATTTAACAAAATGA